One Leisingera sp. M658 genomic window carries:
- a CDS encoding O-acetylhomoserine aminocarboxypropyltransferase/cysteine synthase family protein gives MTDAPTYGFDTLQIHAGAKPDPATGARQTPIYQSTAYVFRDAEHAAALFNLQEVGFIYSRLTNPTVAVLQERLATLEGGVGAVCCSSGHAAQIMALFPLMAPGCNVVASTRLYGGTITQFSQTIKRFGWSAKFVDTDDLDAVNAAIDENTRAVFCESIANPGGYVTDIRALADITDGAGIPLIVDNTSATPYLCKPIDHGATLVVHSTTKYLTGNGTVTGGCVVDSGNFDWSANDKFPSLSAPEDAYHGLKFHETFGPLAYTFHSIAIGLRDLGMTMNPQGAHYTLMGVETLSLRMQKHCENAEKIAAWLENDSRVDYVTYAGLPSSPYYERAQACYPKGTGGLFTFAVKGGYEACIKLVDALEIFSHVANLGDTRSLIIHSASTTHRQLSPEQQEAAGAGPNVVRISIGIEDADDLIRDLDQALAKACG, from the coding sequence AAAGCACCGCCTATGTGTTCCGCGATGCCGAACACGCCGCCGCGCTGTTCAATCTGCAGGAAGTCGGTTTCATCTATTCGCGCCTGACCAACCCCACTGTCGCGGTGCTGCAGGAACGTCTGGCAACACTGGAAGGCGGCGTTGGTGCGGTCTGCTGTTCGTCGGGCCACGCAGCGCAGATCATGGCGCTGTTCCCGTTGATGGCACCGGGCTGCAACGTGGTCGCCTCGACCCGGCTTTACGGCGGTACCATCACTCAGTTCAGCCAGACCATCAAACGCTTTGGCTGGTCGGCCAAATTCGTCGACACCGACGATCTGGACGCTGTGAACGCGGCGATCGACGAAAACACCCGCGCGGTATTCTGCGAATCCATCGCCAACCCCGGCGGCTATGTGACCGACATCCGCGCCCTGGCGGATATCACCGATGGCGCAGGCATCCCGCTGATTGTCGACAACACCTCAGCCACGCCTTACCTGTGCAAGCCGATTGACCACGGCGCGACGCTGGTGGTGCACTCCACCACCAAATACCTGACTGGCAACGGCACCGTAACCGGCGGCTGCGTCGTTGACAGCGGCAACTTCGATTGGTCCGCCAACGATAAGTTCCCGTCTCTGTCCGCCCCCGAGGACGCCTATCACGGCCTCAAGTTCCACGAGACCTTCGGCCCGCTCGCCTATACCTTCCACAGCATTGCCATCGGCCTGCGCGACCTTGGCATGACGATGAACCCGCAAGGGGCGCATTACACGCTGATGGGGGTTGAGACGCTGTCCCTGCGGATGCAGAAACACTGCGAGAATGCCGAGAAAATCGCCGCCTGGCTCGAGAACGACAGCCGCGTTGACTACGTGACCTATGCAGGCCTGCCCTCCTCTCCCTATTACGAGCGTGCCCAGGCCTGCTATCCCAAGGGCACCGGCGGCTTGTTCACCTTCGCCGTCAAGGGCGGCTATGAGGCCTGTATCAAACTGGTGGATGCGCTGGAGATCTTCAGCCATGTGGCCAACCTCGGCGACACCCGCTCGCTGATCATCCATTCGGCTTCGACCACCCACCGGCAGCTGTCACCCGAGCAGCAGGAAGCTGCAGGCGCCGGCCCGAACGTGGTGCGTATCTCCATCGGGATCGAGGATGCAGACGATCTGATCCGTGATCTGGACCAGGCGCTGGCCAAAGCCTGCGGCTGA
- a CDS encoding SIMPL domain-containing protein: MKAKKILAAALMLSMSAGTLAASGTAALRQITVNGESTLQLAPELATITLGVTEEAEETAAAMAAVSDAMGAVIGRLKDGGIAAEDMQTRQISMHPVWSQDRSYDSGGRREITGFQASNTLMVRVRDLDRLGPVLDAVLTAGANQFQGLSFGVADPSAVTDQIRGEAVKDAIRKAQQLADAAGMELGPVRSINEHGSGGGRPMMAMEMARSDAMPIEAGELTFSHNVSVVFDMTVPGSE, from the coding sequence ATGAAGGCAAAGAAAATTCTGGCAGCCGCGCTGATGCTGTCGATGAGCGCCGGGACCCTGGCGGCAAGCGGGACCGCGGCGTTGCGCCAAATCACCGTGAACGGCGAAAGCACGCTGCAGTTGGCGCCGGAACTGGCGACAATCACGCTGGGTGTCACCGAGGAGGCCGAAGAAACCGCCGCCGCAATGGCCGCCGTATCTGACGCAATGGGCGCGGTGATTGGGCGGCTGAAGGACGGCGGTATTGCCGCCGAGGACATGCAGACCCGGCAGATCTCAATGCATCCGGTCTGGTCGCAGGACCGGTCTTATGACAGCGGCGGCCGGCGTGAGATCACCGGCTTTCAGGCCTCGAACACCCTGATGGTGCGGGTGCGCGACCTGGACCGGCTTGGCCCGGTTCTGGATGCGGTGCTGACGGCTGGCGCCAATCAGTTCCAGGGGCTGAGTTTCGGGGTGGCAGATCCGTCTGCGGTCACCGATCAAATCCGCGGTGAAGCCGTCAAGGATGCAATCCGCAAGGCGCAGCAGCTGGCAGACGCGGCGGGCATGGAGCTGGGGCCGGTACGCTCGATCAATGAACACGGCAGCGGTGGCGGACGTCCGATGATGGCGATGGAAATGGCCCGCAGCGACGCGATGCCGATTGAGGCCGGCGAGCTGACCTTCAGTCATAACGTCTCGGTCGTTTTCGATATGACCGTGCCCGGCAGCGAGTAA